The DNA segment TCAACGTTTCAAGGGGTGGGACTGTTGCAAAAGCGATATACGTCCATACTAGCGGTTGTCGCCATTTGTCTTGTTGTCGCCGTGGTTGGTTACGGAGCTTCTTCTGATGAAAAGCCCGTCCCTGCACGATTTGTTTTGGACAATACAGGTGGCAGGGTCATTTCTTCTCATGTTGAGCATGCGGATGACTACGGATACTCCTGCGATGACTGTCATCACGGCGGTTCAGAAAACGAAAATGTTTCTCCTGTTCCGTGTGGGAGCTGTCATCCAAAAGAGTTTGATAACGATTTCAAGATCAAGCATCAGACAGCTTTCCCAGACAAGGAGTACTGCCTGCGCTGCCACGATGACGCTCCCAAGGCTGGGACACAACTCGCCGAAGATGATCGTCCAGATCCAGAAATGATTCCGACGCGTGGTGATGCCTTCCATGACCAATGCATGGGCTGCCATCAGTCAGAAGAGGCTGGACCTTACGGTGAACAAAGCTGTTACGAATGTCATGCCAGGAAGTAGCCTTATGAAAAAACTCGATTTGTCTCTTGGTCATGAGCCAGCGGATGCTATTCGGGAATTGCCTGCCCCCCGGCTCCTGAATGTACGGGTTAAGGATATGTCTGTGACTGCAAAGCGTGGCAAAGTCGTGCCGCGTGGAACACAGATAGCCAAAGCCCAGACTGCACACGGGGCTGATGTTTCTGCTCCTCTGGCAGGAAAAATCTCAAAAATGACTGTGGCCTTTGTTTCGCTTGTCCCTGATGGCGATGCCAGCATTGACC comes from the Desulfobaculum bizertense DSM 18034 genome and includes:
- a CDS encoding cytochrome c3 family protein, which produces MGLLQKRYTSILAVVAICLVVAVVGYGASSDEKPVPARFVLDNTGGRVISSHVEHADDYGYSCDDCHHGGSENENVSPVPCGSCHPKEFDNDFKIKHQTAFPDKEYCLRCHDDAPKAGTQLAEDDRPDPEMIPTRGDAFHDQCMGCHQSEEAGPYGEQSCYECHARK